A single window of Montipora capricornis isolate CH-2021 chromosome 14, ASM3666992v2, whole genome shotgun sequence DNA harbors:
- the LOC138032040 gene encoding uncharacterized protein, whose translation MVCKRKDDLDSKAGNTIYKWFTSCLLQPMDQHLRGYGLMEEQQRGAKSGCCGTVDNLLIDQMVTKDCHRNKRNLSMAWVDVKKAYDSVDYGWLVEMMHMHKFPRWLFAWKLKATEGYRLSKPNNMLYIDDLKVFAASESKPGSVLKRIRSAMSDIGLE comes from the exons ATGGTTTGCAAAAGGAAAGACGACCTTGATTCCAAAGCCGGGAACACAATCTATAAATGGTTCACATCGTGCCTACTGCAACCGATGGATCAACACCTGCGGGGTTATGGCCTAATGGAAGAACAACAAAGGGGTGCCAAGTCTGGCTGCTGTGGTACTGTAGATAATCTCCTAATTGATCAAATGGTTACTAAAGATTGCCATagaaacaagagaaatctaAGTATGGCATGGGTGGATGTAAAAAAAGCCTATGACAGTGTCGATTATGGATGGTTGGTGGAGATGATGCATATGCACAAGTTTCCCAGATGGTTAT TTGCGTGGAAACTCAAAGCGACAGAGGGATATCGCCTTTCTAAGCCCAATAACATGTTGTATATCGATGATTTGAAAGTATTTGCAGCTTCTGAGAGTAAACCTGGCAGTGTCCTAAAGCGAATAAGATCAGCGATGAGTGATATTGGATTGGAATAG